Within Sorangiineae bacterium MSr11367, the genomic segment GACCTTGGTGGCGCTGGAAGGCGACGTGCCGGTGTTTGCAACGTACGTCTCGTCGGGACGGCACAATGCGTACGACAAGGAGCACGACTACGCGACCCCCGCAGGGAGCTTCCGCATCCGCGAAAAGCACGTGACCGCGACGATGGACGGCGACGTTGCCGGCGTGGGCCCGTACTCGATCGAGGACGTGCCGTGGGTCATGTATTACCAGGGGAGCTATGCGCTGCACGGCGCCTTCTGGCACGGGCAATTCGGGCATCAGCATAGCCACGGCTGCATCAACCTCGCGCCGGTGGACGCGCGCACGCTGTTCCATTGGGTCGAGCCGCAGTTGCCGACGGGGTGGCATGGCGTCTTCTCGTCGGGCGACCGCGAGGGGACGACGGTCGTCATTCACGAGTAGCGAGCCGACGGTCCTACTTTATGGCTGGATCGTGTTGAAGACGTAGTTGAACGCCACCGAGGGGGAGGTGAAGGGCGTGACCGTGACGTTCTGAAAGCGCTGCGCGATGCAGTTGCCCACGGCGGTGCCGGCGTACGGGGGGCTCAGGGTGACGTGCAGGATGGTGCCATCCGTGTCGAAGCGGGCGCGGATGCTCCCGGGGCCGCGCGGGCCTCCGGGGATGGCGCACGTCGGAAGATCCGCCGCGATGCCGTCGAAGGTGCGGGTGGCTTCTTCGCGCGAGAAGCTTTCGCGTTTGCGCGCGGGGCGCGTGGCCGGTGCCGCACCCGCGTCGGAGCTCGTCGCGACCGCGCTCGCGTCCACCGTGGGCTCGATGACGGGCGCCGCGCTCACCACGGGCGAGGGGACTGGGACTGGGGTTGGCGCCGTCGGCTCGGCGGAAGGAGCTGCGGAGGTCGCGGAGGCGGCGGAGGGCAGCGCGGCCACGGTGGCGCGTGGTCGGCCGTACGGGGACGGATTTGCCCGCCAGAAGAGCACCGCGCCCCAGAGAAGCGCGGAGGCGGCGAGGGCGGCGCCTGCAATCGCGGGCAGGAGCCAGAGGCGGCGCTCGGGCAGGGGGGCCTGCTTCAGCGCGGTCGACATGCCCGAGGGCGTCGACTGGGGCGCCCGCGAGAGCGCGGGATCCGTGTCGTCCAGCCGCGAGGGCGTGCGCACGGACGCTGGCCCGCTCCGGCGCGACGACTGCGGCGGCCGGGTAACCTTGCCCGCGTGGCTCGCCGCCCGCCCGCTGGTCAGCCCACTCAACGAGGCGGTACGCGGACGGATCTTGACGCTGGAGTCCTCGCGGGCGGCGCCGCGCAGGTCGCGCCAGAACTCGCCCACGTTGCCGTGGCGCACCGCCGGCTCCAGCGCGAGGGCACGCGTGAGCACGGCCTCGACGTGGCTCGAGATGGGCACATCGAGGTTTTTCGCCGTCGGCCGAAAACCCGGCTGGAACGAGTGCAGCACGTCGGCCACGGGCATGTTGTGCGGCACCACCGGTGAGCCGGAGAGCGCCTCGTAGATCACCAGCGCCATGGCGTAGACGTCGGTGGCCGCACCCGGCGTGCCGAAATGGCGATCGAGCTGCTCGGGGGCCGAATAGCTCGGAAACATGACCCGCAGACCATTCGTGCCCATCGACGAAACCGACGAGACGGAGTGCTCGTTGAGCAGCTTGGCCACGCCGAAGTCGAGCACCTTGACGATGCGCCCTTCGACCGTCGGCACCACGAACAGGTTTCGCGGGTTGATCGAATGATGGACGACGCCCTGGAGGTGCGCATACGAGAGCGCCTCCGCGGCCGAATCGAGCAAGGCGATGACCTCGCGCAACGACCGCGGACGCAGCCCTTCCTTGGCGCGCTCCT encodes:
- a CDS encoding serine/threonine protein kinase, which codes for MQGPDFEDPFDLVGDVLDGQFRVDRFAGEGDFTVVYKGHHLGVDAPVAIKCLNVPPTLDLALLEPFLESFRDGARLHYRLALGNLHIARSIAFGTTMAPRTGQSVPYLVREWLEGCSLATDFEERAKEGLRPRSLREVIALLDSAAEALSYAHLQGVVHHSINPRNLFVVPTVEGRIVKVLDFGVAKLLNEHSVSSVSSMGTNGLRVMFPSYSAPEQLDRHFGTPGAATDVYAMALVIYEALSGSPVVPHNMPVADVLHSFQPGFRPTAKNLDVPISSHVEAVLTRALALEPAVRHGNVGEFWRDLRGAAREDSSVKIRPRTASLSGLTSGRAASHAGKVTRPPQSSRRSGPASVRTPSRLDDTDPALSRAPQSTPSGMSTALKQAPLPERRLWLLPAIAGAALAASALLWGAVLFWRANPSPYGRPRATVAALPSAASATSAAPSAEPTAPTPVPVPSPVVSAAPVIEPTVDASAVATSSDAGAAPATRPARKRESFSREEATRTFDGIAADLPTCAIPGGPRGPGSIRARFDTDGTILHVTLSPPYAGTAVGNCIAQRFQNVTVTPFTSPSVAFNYVFNTIQP